The sequence below is a genomic window from Candidatus Methylomirabilota bacterium.
GGCGCATTCTCCTGCGGGCCAGCGCCGACGGCGGCCGCACGCTCGGCCCCGTGCAGGTGCTCTCCCGCGCGATCAAGGCGTACATGCCCGACGTCGCCGCGCTGCCCGACGGCGACTTCGTCGTCGCGTGGCACGAGGAGCAGTTTCCCTCGCTGAAGACGGTCACGCAGCGCGTGCGGGTGACGGCAAGCCGTTGACGGCCCTCGCTCGGGCATAGTAACGTCAAGGCGCGGCGTCCCGAGTCCTCTCACCCTCATCCATCGGAGATCTCGCGTGCGACGATTCGACCTTGCCTTGCCGGAAAGCGTGGACGAATGTCTCAAGACCCTCGCCGGCAAGCCCGCGGGCGCCAAGCTCCTGGCTGGCGGCACCGACCTCCTTCCCCAGATGAAGAACGGACTGCTCAAGCCCGCGTGGGTGGTGGACCTCTCGCGCGTGGCCGAGCTGCGCCAAGTCACGGTTTCCGGCGGAGAGCTTCACGTCGGCGCCGCGGTGACCGCGCGCGAGCTCGAGCTGGACAAGCGGATGAC
It includes:
- a CDS encoding FAD binding domain-containing protein, whose protein sequence is MRRFDLALPESVDECLKTLAGKPAGAKLLAGGTDLLPQMKNGLLKPAWVVDLSRVAELRQVTVSGGELHVGAAVTARELELDKRMTGRYVAIAESGALVGSVQVRNLATVGGNLCNAAPSADMAPPLIALDAVAVIAGLKGRRRVPLAEF